A portion of the Candidatus Manganitrophaceae bacterium genome contains these proteins:
- the leuD gene encoding 3-isopropylmalate dehydratase small subunit, with translation MEPFVKLNGLVALLDLPNVDTDQIIPKQFLKRIERTGFGQFLFYDWRFIDGKKPNPEFEMNADRYRGATVLVTRANFGCGSSREHAPWSLLDYGFKCIIAPSFADIFYNNCFKNGMLPITLSEDQVEMIFQRTRAREGYRLNVDLENQEITSADGLLFSFQVDPFRRHCLLNGLDDIGLTLQQEEKIRKYEQTRASV, from the coding sequence ATGGAACCTTTCGTGAAACTCAACGGCCTGGTCGCGCTGCTCGATCTTCCGAACGTCGACACCGACCAGATCATCCCGAAACAGTTTCTCAAGCGGATCGAGCGGACCGGCTTCGGACAGTTTCTGTTTTATGATTGGCGTTTTATCGATGGGAAAAAGCCGAACCCCGAGTTTGAGATGAACGCCGACCGTTATCGGGGGGCGACGGTCCTGGTGACCCGGGCGAATTTCGGCTGCGGTTCTTCGCGGGAGCATGCCCCCTGGTCACTCCTTGACTACGGCTTCAAGTGCATCATCGCGCCGTCGTTCGCCGATATTTTCTACAACAACTGCTTTAAGAATGGAATGCTCCCGATCACCCTCTCCGAGGATCAGGTCGAAATGATTTTTCAGCGGACCCGTGCAAGAGAGGGGTACCGACTAAATGTCGATCTGGAGAATCAGGAGATCACCTCGGCGGATGGGTTGCTCTTCTCCTTTCAAGTCGATCCGTTTCGACGCCACTGTCTGCTTAACGGACTGGACGACATCGGTCTGACGCTTCAGCAGGAAGAGAAGATTCGGAAATACGAGCAGACGCGGGCGTCGGTGTAG
- the leuC gene encoding 3-isopropylmalate dehydratase large subunit, translated as MKPKTMFEKIWEAHVVHEEQGKPTLLYIDRHLVHEVTSPQAFDGLRLAERKVRRPDLTFATMDHNVPTSDRALPIEDRISAQQMDTLSRNCKEFGVTLFDLNSPEQGIVHVIGPELGLTLPGVTLVCGDSHTSTHGAFGALAFGIGTSEVEHVLATQCLLQDKPKTFLIEVNGARPYGVEAKDIILSIIGRIGTGGGVGSVVEFDGDTIRSLSMEERMTVCNMSIEGGARAGMIAPDEKTFDYLRGRKHAPKEFDAAVARWKNLPTDPGATFDRTLKVDAATLTPQVTWGTNPGQVLPIDARIPNPSEYADPNDRKSAERALEYMGLRPGTPIEEIPIERVFIGSCTNARIEDLRRVATFVKGRRVSPKVYAMIVPGSQQVKHKAEEEGLHRIFKEAGFDWRESGCSMCLGMNPDILQPGERCASTSNRNFEGRQGKGGRTHLVSPLMAAAAAVEGHFVDVRQYDLKS; from the coding sequence ATGAAACCGAAGACCATGTTTGAGAAGATCTGGGAAGCGCACGTCGTCCATGAAGAGCAAGGGAAGCCGACCCTCCTCTACATCGACCGCCATCTGGTGCATGAAGTGACCTCGCCCCAAGCCTTTGACGGCCTGCGATTGGCCGAGCGAAAAGTGCGACGTCCCGACCTCACCTTCGCCACGATGGACCACAACGTTCCGACCAGCGATCGCGCCCTCCCGATCGAAGACCGGATCTCGGCCCAACAGATGGACACCCTGTCGCGAAATTGCAAAGAGTTCGGCGTCACCCTCTTCGATCTAAACAGCCCGGAGCAGGGGATCGTCCATGTCATCGGACCCGAATTGGGACTCACCCTCCCCGGCGTCACCCTCGTCTGCGGCGACAGCCACACTTCGACGCACGGCGCTTTCGGCGCGCTGGCGTTCGGCATCGGAACGAGCGAAGTCGAGCATGTTCTCGCGACACAGTGCCTGCTGCAGGACAAACCGAAGACGTTCCTGATCGAAGTCAATGGCGCCCGTCCCTACGGCGTGGAGGCGAAGGACATCATCCTCTCGATCATCGGGCGGATCGGCACCGGCGGCGGCGTCGGCAGCGTCGTCGAATTTGACGGCGATACGATCCGATCGCTCAGCATGGAAGAGCGAATGACCGTCTGCAACATGTCGATCGAAGGAGGCGCACGCGCCGGAATGATCGCCCCCGACGAGAAGACCTTCGACTATTTGCGGGGACGGAAACATGCCCCGAAGGAGTTCGACGCCGCGGTGGCGCGATGGAAGAACCTTCCGACCGATCCGGGGGCGACCTTCGATCGTACTTTGAAAGTCGATGCCGCGACCCTCACCCCGCAGGTGACCTGGGGGACCAATCCAGGACAGGTATTGCCGATCGATGCCCGTATTCCGAATCCGTCCGAATACGCCGACCCGAATGATCGCAAGTCGGCGGAGCGGGCGCTGGAATACATGGGGCTTCGCCCCGGCACCCCGATCGAAGAGATCCCGATCGAGCGGGTCTTCATCGGCTCCTGCACCAATGCCCGGATCGAAGACCTTCGGCGGGTCGCCACGTTCGTCAAGGGCCGGCGGGTCTCCCCGAAAGTCTACGCGATGATTGTTCCCGGCTCGCAGCAGGTAAAGCACAAAGCGGAGGAGGAAGGGCTCCATCGGATCTTCAAAGAGGCCGGCTTCGATTGGCGCGAGTCTGGCTGCTCGATGTGTCTTGGAATGAATCCCGATATCCTCCAGCCGGGCGAGCGCTGCGCGTCGACCTCGAACCGCAATTTCGAAGGACGCCAGGGGAAGGGGGGGCGGACCCACCTCGTCAGCCCGCTCATGGCGGCGGCCGCGGCGGTGGAGGGGCATTTCGTTGACGTTCGGCAATACGATCTGAAAAGTTAG
- a CDS encoding beta-propeller domain-containing protein, whose translation MKFDDTNRSFGLRVFSLFLTSFLFLLIGSCKSKGHSDPSVARPASAVPLSALKLTPSADCDELKQYLTDALIERYTDKAPPFCIDCPQPAIPETTGGNASGVAGGAHPDDVTRTNTQEEGVDEADRVKADAEGRLYVVNGGFLVIEEGFPPEGLQELSRLKLESVAYGLYLDEAARRVVIFASQQIPLAGPAAPVTTGAPIAAPFRIYDQMIFVDVADPAHPQITARLSTEGFQIDSRRVGKRIHRVSRFQMPEPTALTTDSAFLDLVNQYRQIVWNGTGSAEETKRSDPLKEEIKQAVQKAMTAADPQGLLPHAFRRVGETQTEISLLSCSDILLPEVKEDLGLLIVTSVDIDGSNLAATALINNAWLAYASKEYLYVAQSSGGWWWDRNQAAQTALYKFRISDQKPVYVATGSIDGWISNRFNLSEENGFLRAASTEQRINPDTNQFERKNHIFVLEDDQAGELQVVGSVDGFAPGESITGARFLGDRGFVVTFRQVDPLFAFDLSNPRQPKLIGELTIPGFSTYLHPLDANHLLTVASESGSVALQLFDVTDLIHPKLLHKFTPAGGGQFAWSDALWDPHAFTFYAPRNLLAIPLVLWNPAPGNTFSGIAAFRVSVTDGFTELGRVDHADLAFQVYCTNLPPDQPSRADACRAGLFLGGAAPIRSVFMTSGSSTFLYSLSNIGIKATPVDQPTTLLGSVLFPDPGYGWWLAAGVSGKPSL comes from the coding sequence TTGAAATTCGACGATACAAACCGCTCTTTTGGGTTGAGGGTGTTTTCTCTTTTCTTAACCTCCTTCCTCTTTCTGCTGATCGGAAGCTGTAAAAGTAAAGGCCATTCCGACCCCTCGGTGGCGCGCCCCGCCTCGGCGGTCCCCCTCTCGGCGCTCAAATTGACCCCTTCCGCCGACTGTGATGAGTTGAAGCAGTATCTGACCGATGCGTTGATTGAGCGGTATACCGACAAAGCGCCCCCTTTCTGCATCGACTGTCCCCAACCGGCGATCCCGGAGACAACGGGTGGCAATGCCTCCGGGGTCGCCGGCGGCGCGCATCCCGACGACGTGACACGGACCAACACCCAGGAAGAAGGGGTCGATGAGGCCGATCGGGTCAAAGCCGATGCCGAGGGCCGCCTTTATGTCGTGAATGGCGGGTTTCTGGTGATTGAGGAGGGGTTCCCTCCTGAGGGACTTCAAGAGCTTTCCCGTTTAAAGTTGGAGAGCGTCGCCTACGGCCTCTATCTCGATGAAGCGGCGCGGCGGGTCGTGATCTTTGCGTCTCAGCAGATTCCGTTGGCGGGACCGGCCGCTCCCGTCACGACGGGGGCGCCGATCGCCGCCCCATTCCGGATCTACGATCAGATGATCTTCGTTGATGTCGCCGATCCGGCCCACCCGCAGATCACCGCCCGTCTCTCAACGGAAGGATTTCAGATCGACAGCCGCCGCGTCGGGAAGCGGATTCATCGGGTATCCCGATTTCAGATGCCGGAGCCGACCGCATTGACCACCGACAGCGCCTTTCTCGATCTCGTCAACCAATACCGGCAGATTGTCTGGAACGGCACCGGAAGCGCGGAGGAGACGAAGCGGAGCGATCCGCTCAAAGAGGAGATCAAACAGGCGGTTCAAAAAGCGATGACGGCGGCCGATCCGCAGGGGCTGCTGCCGCACGCGTTTCGCCGGGTCGGAGAGACCCAGACGGAGATCTCCCTCCTCTCCTGCAGCGATATTCTCCTTCCGGAAGTGAAGGAGGATCTCGGCCTCCTGATCGTGACGAGCGTCGACATCGACGGATCGAACCTGGCCGCCACCGCACTCATCAACAATGCGTGGCTCGCCTATGCGAGCAAAGAGTATCTCTATGTCGCGCAATCGAGCGGCGGCTGGTGGTGGGATCGAAATCAGGCGGCGCAGACGGCCCTCTACAAATTTCGTATTTCAGACCAAAAGCCGGTTTATGTCGCCACCGGAAGTATCGACGGCTGGATCAGCAACCGCTTTAACCTAAGCGAGGAGAACGGATTTCTTCGGGCGGCGAGCACCGAGCAGCGGATCAATCCCGATACAAACCAATTCGAGCGAAAGAACCACATTTTTGTCCTGGAAGATGACCAGGCCGGGGAGCTGCAGGTCGTCGGCTCGGTCGACGGATTTGCGCCCGGCGAGTCGATCACCGGCGCCCGCTTCCTCGGCGACCGCGGCTTCGTCGTCACCTTCCGCCAGGTCGATCCCCTCTTCGCTTTTGATCTTTCCAATCCGCGTCAGCCGAAATTGATCGGCGAGTTGACGATCCCCGGATTCAGCACCTACCTTCATCCGCTCGACGCCAATCACCTTCTGACGGTCGCCTCCGAGAGCGGGAGCGTCGCGCTTCAGCTCTTCGACGTCACCGACCTGATCCATCCAAAACTCCTTCACAAGTTCACCCCTGCGGGAGGGGGCCAGTTCGCCTGGAGCGACGCCCTCTGGGATCCGCATGCATTTACCTTTTATGCCCCGCGGAATCTCCTCGCCATCCCATTGGTTCTCTGGAATCCTGCTCCAGGAAATACCTTCAGCGGGATCGCCGCTTTCCGGGTGAGTGTTACGGACGGCTTCACGGAGCTCGGGCGGGTCGACCATGCCGATCTGGCCTTTCAGGTTTACTGCACGAACCTTCCCCCCGATCAACCCAGCCGGGCGGACGCGTGCCGGGCCGGCCTGTTCCTCGGCGGGGCCGCCCCGATCCGATCGGTGTTCATGACCTCCGGTTCGAGCACCTTCCTGTATAGCCTCTCGAACATCGGCATCAAGGCGACGCCGGTCGATCAGCCGACGACCCTCCTTGGGAGTGTCCTTTTCCCGGATCCCGGATACGGTTGGTGGCTTGCCGCCGGCGTCTCCGGCAAACCCTCCCTCTGA